In a genomic window of Aromatoleum aromaticum EbN1:
- a CDS encoding TraB/VirB10 family protein, producing the protein MSLKEKWQELPSNARLGIMVGGIFVSVIALAAVVQSTRGPTREIAGQPIGANRPANFRVPTARETGVDDLAAKLESIEKSTVGMDNRVKKMEADRQLLFRQLQEMRGTQGSNGVTVDLVDEVQRLSRELERLKFSGGGAVAQGLVGPDGLPVVGEDGKPLSADNPADAFSSGALPQPSVSAAPVFAPPPPTLRVVGAATPKEEKKTKDDKERIAYLPMGSQFEGFLLNGMDVPTSNAKSKDPVPAVLRVKTDAILPNHFTHDVRECFVIISGFGDLSSERAVMRTEGFSCIKDDGAVIEGPMEGYVVGDDGRVGIKGELVSKQGQMIARSLTAGFLGGIAKGLQPWGTPDQWANTQTSVGQAERFEMGDVLTAGAMSGASSAANQVANFYLEMAREMFPVVEIDAARRATIVLTKGLEVK; encoded by the coding sequence ATGAGTCTGAAAGAGAAATGGCAAGAGCTTCCATCGAACGCTCGGCTGGGCATTATGGTGGGCGGGATCTTTGTCAGCGTTATCGCGCTCGCCGCAGTTGTTCAATCAACTCGAGGCCCGACGCGAGAGATTGCTGGACAACCTATCGGTGCAAACAGGCCCGCGAACTTCCGTGTCCCTACTGCTCGGGAAACTGGCGTCGATGACCTCGCTGCGAAGCTCGAAAGTATCGAGAAGAGCACAGTGGGCATGGATAACAGAGTCAAGAAGATGGAGGCCGATCGCCAGTTGCTGTTCCGTCAGCTTCAGGAGATGCGCGGCACTCAGGGTTCAAACGGTGTGACCGTAGACCTTGTGGATGAGGTCCAGCGGTTGAGCCGCGAGCTCGAAAGGCTGAAGTTTTCCGGTGGCGGCGCAGTGGCACAAGGCCTCGTGGGACCTGATGGCCTGCCCGTTGTTGGTGAGGATGGGAAACCGCTTTCTGCCGACAACCCTGCAGATGCTTTCTCATCTGGAGCGCTTCCTCAACCCTCAGTCAGTGCGGCGCCAGTGTTCGCACCACCGCCCCCAACTCTGCGTGTAGTAGGGGCAGCGACCCCCAAAGAGGAAAAGAAGACAAAAGACGACAAGGAGCGGATTGCCTACCTGCCAATGGGAAGTCAGTTCGAAGGTTTCTTGCTCAACGGTATGGACGTTCCGACCTCCAACGCGAAGAGCAAAGATCCCGTTCCGGCAGTCCTTCGTGTGAAAACCGATGCAATTCTCCCCAATCACTTCACTCATGACGTTCGTGAGTGCTTCGTGATCATTTCCGGATTCGGTGACCTTTCGAGCGAACGAGCCGTTATGCGCACCGAAGGTTTCTCGTGCATCAAGGACGACGGTGCGGTTATCGAAGGTCCGATGGAAGGGTATGTCGTCGGTGACGATGGTCGCGTAGGTATCAAAGGCGAACTGGTATCCAAACAAGGCCAGATGATCGCCCGATCACTCACTGCGGGATTCCTGGGCGGCATTGCGAAGGGTCTTCAGCCATGGGGTACCCCGGATCAATGGGCCAATACCCAAACGAGCGTCGGTCAGGCCGAGCGTTTTGAAATGGGTGACGTACTGACAGCTGGAGCAATGAGCGGTGCAAGTTCCGCGGCAAACCAGGTTGCCAACTTTTATCTGGAAATGGCTCGCGAGATGTTCCCTGTAGTTGAAATTGATGCAGCCCGACGCGCGACGATCGTGCTGACGAAGGGTCTGGAGGTTAAGTGA
- a CDS encoding TraK domain-containing protein, translating into MKRLVLTAVATLISSSVLAQTTIRPPTPDQPPAVPFVAGTVPPQPRLDVQPRATAPLPMPGFGSSLSGDVNALKAQTIRVTPGQNEVVNVSMVQANRVGTPFAAPKAVGIIPEGMIVEAVGQSLYIQMPSTSTDPQSLFVTGSRPNDPVISLILVPQAIPSQTAILQFDVPEPGLQPDQNNEPDNYQQRLIQMMRQAAVNQVPVGMSEAALPRAVGRRGPLLIRPEMRYSSATMDQWRYRVESISDEEIELDEAAFWERGVRAVAILPSTRLRKGDHAYVYVISDKTAFQNGAR; encoded by the coding sequence ATGAAAAGACTTGTACTGACTGCTGTTGCAACGCTGATTTCCTCATCGGTTCTTGCACAGACGACAATTCGTCCGCCGACTCCGGACCAGCCGCCCGCAGTTCCATTTGTGGCAGGGACAGTTCCGCCGCAACCGCGACTTGATGTACAGCCCCGCGCAACTGCGCCTTTGCCCATGCCGGGGTTCGGTTCGAGCCTCTCGGGCGACGTTAATGCGCTTAAAGCGCAGACAATCCGCGTAACGCCTGGGCAGAACGAAGTCGTCAACGTCTCAATGGTTCAGGCCAACCGAGTCGGCACTCCATTTGCCGCACCTAAGGCCGTTGGAATCATCCCCGAAGGGATGATCGTGGAGGCTGTCGGGCAGAGCCTCTACATTCAGATGCCCAGCACTAGCACGGACCCGCAGTCACTCTTTGTGACCGGATCTCGTCCGAACGATCCGGTTATCTCACTGATTCTGGTTCCCCAGGCGATCCCGTCACAGACAGCGATTCTTCAGTTCGATGTTCCGGAGCCTGGACTACAGCCAGATCAAAACAATGAACCCGACAACTACCAGCAGCGGCTGATCCAGATGATGCGCCAGGCTGCCGTCAATCAGGTTCCCGTCGGCATGTCCGAAGCAGCCCTGCCTCGCGCTGTGGGTCGCCGTGGCCCTTTATTGATCCGGCCGGAAATGCGGTACTCGAGCGCCACCATGGATCAATGGCGTTACCGAGTTGAATCGATTAGTGACGAAGAAATCGAACTCGATGAAGCAGCATTTTGGGAACGAGGCGTTCGTGCTGTCGCCATCCTTCCGAGCACGCGTCTTCGTAAAGGTGATCACGCCTACGTCTACGTGATTTCGGATAAAACCGCCTTCCAGAATGGTGCGCGATGA
- a CDS encoding TraE/TraK family type IV conjugative transfer system protein has protein sequence MKVPMLFRSLQAATAMVIVLTVGLVIAIAVGGIAVSRAMEQRERIILIPPYLDRQVQLGWSAASADYLKSFGMYFTTLAANVTPNNIDFVAQNLELFVDSRIFPDVRRTLKATAENPQFRGTGSSLVFQPNEILFEPETMKVFVGGTATHRDAAGRKTDTEMIYELGVEMRTGRPWITSIETYDGREMRTQKWRQQHPNFREEAGK, from the coding sequence ATGAAAGTTCCGATGCTTTTTCGTAGCCTGCAGGCTGCAACAGCGATGGTCATCGTCCTTACGGTTGGATTGGTGATCGCTATAGCAGTCGGCGGCATAGCTGTCAGTCGGGCGATGGAACAACGCGAACGAATCATCCTCATTCCTCCGTACTTGGATCGACAAGTTCAGCTCGGGTGGTCGGCAGCGTCAGCCGACTACCTTAAATCGTTTGGGATGTACTTCACGACTCTGGCTGCGAACGTAACCCCGAACAACATCGATTTCGTCGCTCAGAACCTCGAGCTCTTCGTGGATTCAAGAATCTTCCCGGACGTTCGCCGCACGCTAAAAGCAACCGCCGAAAACCCTCAATTCAGAGGGACGGGCAGCTCGCTTGTATTCCAGCCGAACGAAATTCTCTTCGAACCCGAAACCATGAAGGTTTTCGTTGGTGGCACTGCAACTCACCGAGATGCTGCAGGGCGAAAGACAGATACCGAAATGATTTACGAGCTGGGCGTCGAGATGAGAACTGGCCGCCCATGGATTACCAGCATTGAAACTTACGACGGCCGAGAAATGCGTACCCAGAAATGGAGACAACAGCATCCGAACTTCCGCGAGGAGGCTGGAAAATGA
- the traL gene encoding type IV conjugative transfer system protein TraL, which produces MALEVDIPRYVDSQQQFYAWEFDEFIVGFTLFSVGILSRSTIGLFLGVAVMLISIRIMRRWKEGELEGAITHVFYAKGFGGMNKVYTDGMRRRFWL; this is translated from the coding sequence ATGGCGCTCGAGGTTGATATTCCCCGTTATGTCGATTCCCAACAACAGTTTTACGCATGGGAATTTGACGAATTTATTGTCGGGTTTACTCTGTTCTCTGTTGGCATTCTCTCGCGATCAACGATCGGTCTATTTCTCGGCGTTGCAGTGATGCTTATCTCTATTCGAATAATGAGGCGCTGGAAGGAAGGGGAACTCGAAGGCGCAATCACGCATGTTTTCTATGCAAAGGGTTTTGGCGGAATGAATAAAGTGTACACAGACGGGATGCGTCGGAGGTTCTGGCTATGA
- a CDS encoding OmpA family protein, translating to MKPQVPLNILLAAAAFIGATSVIAQDRHSVYPFEATEYEPSQFSYGVGQDTATTLIKRPVQKGETQWVEMERTPLRTASTSAKSDGTGSNTGDYDLIPGATVFFAFDSTVPLNPEVISSFQFGDDTKIRLIGRTDPIGTNSYNDRLAYKRAASVASLFKLKGMKQSQMELVSLGARSPIAPTDTESGRQKNRQVLIELRKQ from the coding sequence GTGAAACCCCAAGTACCTCTGAATATTCTGTTGGCTGCCGCGGCGTTCATCGGCGCGACATCGGTAATCGCACAAGACCGGCATAGCGTGTATCCGTTCGAGGCTACTGAATACGAACCTAGCCAGTTCTCTTACGGCGTGGGCCAGGACACGGCAACAACTCTTATTAAGCGCCCCGTTCAGAAAGGTGAAACTCAGTGGGTCGAAATGGAGCGCACTCCACTTCGTACCGCCTCGACATCAGCCAAGTCCGACGGGACTGGATCGAACACGGGTGACTATGACCTCATTCCTGGCGCCACCGTTTTCTTTGCCTTTGACTCTACGGTTCCGTTGAACCCCGAGGTCATATCCAGCTTCCAGTTTGGGGATGACACCAAGATTCGTCTTATTGGGCGTACAGATCCGATCGGCACCAACTCGTACAACGATCGTCTTGCCTACAAACGCGCGGCCTCAGTTGCCTCTCTCTTTAAGCTGAAAGGCATGAAGCAATCCCAGATGGAACTTGTTTCCTTGGGCGCACGGTCGCCAATTGCTCCAACTGATACCGAGTCTGGTCGCCAAAAGAATCGACAAGTTCTCATTGAATTGAGGAAGCAATAA
- a CDS encoding thiol:disulfide interchange protein DsbA/DsbL produces the protein MNRRQFLLNGSMAATATLAAPTLFAQDAPPEPFRRIGPNPEDKNKILAFFQFSCPACRASHEMLHRWGATVPSPMTFEFVPVIYPDMSVIASARAWLAASLLDAASLRAFETAAYKALQSGGLDPVKPATWSVVARDAGIPHAAYAAAWAKITKDSLEPLAHIFFRNQVQATPSITIGGQYLVTPDNANGHEGIFIQLLNGITSAVIEGRKL, from the coding sequence TTGAATCGTCGTCAGTTTCTGCTTAACGGTTCGATGGCTGCTACAGCTACGCTCGCGGCGCCCACCTTGTTTGCTCAAGATGCCCCTCCGGAACCGTTTCGTCGCATCGGCCCAAACCCGGAAGACAAGAACAAGATTCTTGCTTTCTTCCAGTTCAGCTGCCCTGCATGCCGTGCATCGCACGAGATGCTCCATCGTTGGGGCGCGACGGTCCCTAGTCCAATGACCTTCGAGTTTGTTCCGGTCATCTATCCTGACATGTCTGTCATTGCTTCCGCGAGAGCTTGGCTTGCAGCTTCTCTTCTTGACGCAGCATCGTTGAGAGCTTTTGAAACTGCGGCCTACAAGGCGTTGCAAAGCGGGGGGCTCGATCCGGTCAAGCCCGCTACCTGGTCTGTTGTTGCTCGAGACGCCGGTATCCCTCATGCGGCCTACGCTGCTGCGTGGGCAAAGATCACCAAGGACAGCCTTGAGCCACTTGCCCATATCTTTTTCCGGAATCAGGTTCAGGCAACACCGTCGATCACGATCGGAGGCCAGTACCTCGTTACTCCCGACAACGCCAATGGGCATGAAGGGATCTTTATTCAACTGCTCAACGGGATCACTTCTGCTGTGATCGAAGGCAGAAAGCTGTGA
- a CDS encoding GspE/PulE family protein, whose product MKEPDNFISNNPNEREAVQVLNELFLEAALTRSADIHFQEDTKGVRVRRRAPGGALMEIGQYPSYYAGIFDQKVRSRSRLSLSDHHTPLDGRMGLRFPEKGKVIDIRVSIVPTVDGQSVVCRLLDQANVSMDLTELALPPAVDEAMRVILQEPHGLFVVTGPTGSGKTTTLYALVNEINDHSLNIITIENPVEYRLAGLNQINIDPIHMPYPAALRAVLRQDPDVIMIGEIRDAETARIAVEAANTGHLVIASMHANNAAMGCTRLIELGVDPGTLAASLRGITAQRLVRRIDPELKPSWGSANELELEWMRIHGLPFEGESFPRVPNALSYKGNVPLVEMIVGDEAVRRVISRGGSPEEIVAAASRQPQFELLAFEAASKATRGLTTLDEARRVTSSADALKLEYKRLGYALIESGVATSSEIEQAISRQTEYKRNGVLRPIGRVLIEMGVCSEIEIRQALGQDEKLEEVKIESSSVSA is encoded by the coding sequence TTGAAAGAGCCAGACAATTTCATCTCAAACAATCCGAATGAACGCGAAGCAGTTCAGGTACTGAACGAGCTCTTTCTTGAAGCTGCGCTGACTCGATCGGCCGACATCCACTTTCAAGAAGACACCAAGGGGGTTCGAGTGCGCCGACGCGCACCTGGTGGAGCACTGATGGAAATCGGCCAATACCCGTCTTATTACGCAGGAATCTTCGACCAAAAGGTACGGAGTCGCTCTCGCCTTTCCCTTTCGGATCACCACACTCCTCTTGATGGGCGCATGGGTCTTCGCTTCCCCGAAAAGGGAAAAGTCATCGACATTCGCGTGTCCATTGTACCGACGGTCGATGGGCAAAGCGTCGTCTGCCGACTGCTTGATCAGGCGAACGTATCGATGGACCTTACTGAGCTTGCGCTCCCTCCAGCAGTCGATGAGGCAATGCGGGTCATCCTTCAAGAACCGCACGGGTTATTTGTCGTAACCGGTCCGACAGGGTCTGGAAAAACCACGACGCTGTACGCACTGGTCAATGAGATCAACGACCACAGCCTGAACATCATCACGATCGAGAACCCGGTTGAGTATCGACTTGCCGGCCTGAATCAGATCAACATCGATCCAATTCACATGCCGTATCCGGCCGCACTGCGAGCAGTTCTTCGTCAGGACCCGGATGTGATCATGATCGGTGAGATTCGCGACGCCGAGACGGCACGTATAGCGGTTGAAGCGGCAAATACCGGTCACCTCGTCATCGCTTCGATGCACGCAAACAACGCTGCGATGGGATGCACGCGGCTCATTGAACTCGGCGTTGATCCTGGCACGCTTGCCGCATCCCTGCGCGGAATCACTGCGCAACGGCTGGTTCGTCGAATTGATCCAGAACTCAAGCCATCATGGGGCTCGGCGAATGAGCTTGAGCTCGAATGGATGCGAATCCATGGATTGCCGTTCGAGGGCGAATCGTTTCCCCGTGTTCCGAACGCCCTCTCCTACAAAGGGAATGTCCCGCTTGTGGAGATGATTGTTGGCGACGAGGCCGTCCGGCGGGTTATCTCTCGCGGAGGCAGCCCTGAAGAGATTGTTGCAGCCGCCTCCCGTCAGCCTCAATTTGAGTTGCTCGCATTCGAAGCCGCTTCCAAAGCAACTAGGGGCTTGACGACGCTGGATGAAGCTCGACGCGTTACCTCGTCGGCGGATGCACTGAAGCTTGAGTACAAACGCCTGGGCTATGCCCTGATTGAATCTGGGGTTGCCACTTCATCCGAAATTGAGCAGGCCATTAGTAGGCAGACTGAGTACAAGCGCAATGGTGTATTGCGCCCTATTGGTCGAGTGCTCATTGAGATGGGAGTTTGCTCTGAAATCGAAATTCGTCAGGCTCTTGGCCAGGACGAGAAGCTTGAGGAGGTGAAAATTGAATCGTCGTCAGTTTCTGCTTAA
- a CDS encoding lytic transglycosylase domain-containing protein yields MIMQSAMLSNPIRTALTLASLLLYLSGPAHAFCFDAAGREFGVDSRLLWAIAKVESGFNPDAIGPDGKDLGLMQVRTIHIEDLKFRFGVQITRRDLFDPCFNVRMGAWVLAMKIQRHGATWEAVGSYNARSPEKRDIYIRKVWAAYRSS; encoded by the coding sequence ATGATAATGCAATCCGCAATGCTTAGTAATCCTATCCGAACCGCTCTCACTCTCGCATCGCTCCTGCTCTACCTGTCGGGGCCGGCACATGCGTTTTGTTTTGATGCTGCGGGACGCGAGTTCGGTGTGGATAGCCGTTTGTTGTGGGCGATTGCGAAGGTTGAGAGCGGCTTTAACCCGGATGCGATCGGACCCGACGGCAAGGATCTGGGCTTGATGCAAGTTCGAACGATCCACATCGAGGACCTGAAGTTTCGATTTGGCGTTCAGATCACTCGGCGAGATTTGTTTGATCCGTGTTTCAACGTTCGAATGGGGGCGTGGGTTTTGGCAATGAAGATTCAGCGGCATGGCGCTACATGGGAGGCCGTGGGTAGCTACAACGCACGCTCTCCGGAAAAGCGTGACATCTACATCCGAAAGGTGTGGGCCGCGTACAGGTCGTCCTGA
- a CDS encoding tetratricopeptide repeat protein: MSFPVVAEARGLVDRGIQAAADAASSVSSWATTGVESTEATSAWRAFKGRNKNALVRLERLADRGNADAQNYVGHIYAEGLSRQKKAEDVAAIAARYFAQAAQSGHAVGTYNFALMQLKGAGVQFDEKRAMYAMNIVKDQIPAAAVHLALYHYKRNEYGIAWQNAQFAASRGEAMGAYIAGKMLHEGTASGGSSRQIRGYLLDAAKSYISDAAWIVATTYDDDASTADSLMLSRAYRLIAVGMERSGSKQTPQILAGLSTQEARRAQNFAQNWFKRFKKPDNASYMKTLAEQPAILPPRTY; the protein is encoded by the coding sequence GTGAGCTTTCCTGTCGTTGCCGAGGCCAGGGGCCTTGTGGATCGTGGAATACAGGCGGCTGCCGATGCGGCGAGCTCTGTAAGTTCGTGGGCGACGACAGGGGTTGAGAGCACTGAAGCCACAAGCGCCTGGAGGGCATTCAAGGGACGCAACAAGAACGCACTGGTGCGGCTCGAGCGGCTGGCCGACCGAGGGAACGCTGACGCGCAGAACTACGTGGGGCACATTTATGCAGAGGGGCTTAGCCGCCAAAAGAAGGCGGAAGATGTGGCTGCGATCGCCGCACGTTATTTCGCTCAGGCAGCTCAATCCGGGCACGCGGTGGGAACATACAACTTCGCGCTCATGCAGCTGAAGGGGGCGGGCGTACAGTTCGATGAGAAGCGAGCGATGTACGCGATGAACATCGTCAAGGATCAGATACCTGCAGCTGCTGTCCACTTGGCTCTTTATCATTACAAGCGAAATGAGTACGGTATCGCTTGGCAGAATGCGCAGTTTGCAGCGTCGCGAGGCGAGGCGATGGGTGCCTATATCGCGGGGAAAATGCTTCACGAAGGGACGGCGAGTGGTGGATCGAGCCGTCAGATTCGGGGATACCTACTGGATGCTGCGAAGTCGTACATTTCAGATGCGGCCTGGATCGTGGCCACCACCTATGATGACGATGCATCAACGGCAGACAGCCTTATGCTCTCCCGAGCGTACCGTCTTATTGCAGTGGGGATGGAGCGAAGCGGATCGAAACAGACTCCACAGATCCTCGCGGGACTTTCGACTCAGGAAGCCCGTAGGGCTCAGAACTTTGCTCAAAACTGGTTCAAGCGGTTCAAAAAACCTGATAATGCCTCCTACATGAAGACACTTGCCGAGCAGCCTGCGATTCTTCCGCCTCGAACCTACTAA
- a CDS encoding conjugal transfer protein TraN, producing MAFWVCFTSVVYAVDPYSEASNLSNLVRPGSTFDIYQQAEDALPFPDATADVPQALNFSSNFDSGPGGQARIDACGSATLDPNNPAHMECFAVNTSTQANIDMSKGPAPTDPIFTQSRVIQQSPNSQLSTMGFGITASPNACVAEDFERATFRTETCNEGRIVDEAWCSYNLNVTVSSVNRSCTRPVGGSCSITPPAPIQVCTNTWQKPLETTCRMESPVCTKTGTTCVGGYWDPIYETRNIVDPETGAVTGTEQVQVGETWVCTTEQDTYVCRTISSETWVNNCGHLESNSRCDLENEPDPENPGLVPEAHCSDYGTRIINGRAITRCWSQSLPFGCITDRFEEGCGAMEALSCQQQGERTCAKTFPATKRGLDGVIVANPYANQCETFARNYECPLDSASIPVDNCSSQQVCVTDNNGVTKCWDSGYASNQEDFLQAAAAMEFAKEAGTYLNPDTFRLFSGSSERCRYRNKGISIKCCQSSGGAQSNNDVVSQFVSAATVSAVMTGIDYVWYKSAPYVYDFMYSSTQPFLSAVGMEGWISNSWTNVTFNPSFSFYGFTFAYNMPTIPLIGGAIPGTTTLATNVAGTNFNLYFNPYLFALMVLLYIYFELTSCTEAEQMLSMKKGAGLCTQVGSRCSGRILKTCRRSYCCYNSELAKIIGDAGRAQLGTGTSCAGLTASQFQSLNFSAIDFSPFYADLMNSTGQPGADFARQRVIESMSGYE from the coding sequence ATGGCCTTCTGGGTTTGCTTCACGTCTGTTGTTTATGCAGTCGACCCATACTCGGAAGCAAGTAACCTCTCGAATCTCGTCCGCCCCGGATCAACTTTTGACATCTATCAACAAGCCGAAGACGCCTTGCCTTTTCCGGACGCAACAGCGGACGTACCGCAAGCCCTGAACTTTAGTTCGAACTTTGATTCGGGCCCTGGAGGACAAGCCCGTATCGACGCATGCGGCTCTGCAACACTCGACCCCAACAATCCCGCGCATATGGAGTGCTTTGCGGTAAATACCTCAACGCAAGCCAATATCGACATGTCTAAAGGGCCGGCTCCAACCGATCCAATCTTTACGCAATCTAGGGTAATCCAACAGAGTCCGAATTCGCAATTGAGCACGATGGGCTTCGGAATTACCGCTTCGCCGAACGCATGTGTTGCTGAGGATTTCGAACGAGCTACTTTCCGGACTGAGACATGTAATGAGGGGCGGATCGTTGATGAAGCCTGGTGCTCTTACAACCTGAATGTCACCGTGTCGAGCGTTAATCGTAGCTGCACCCGCCCTGTTGGGGGTTCATGCTCGATTACGCCCCCGGCCCCGATACAGGTATGCACGAACACGTGGCAAAAACCCCTTGAAACGACATGCCGTATGGAAAGCCCGGTTTGTACCAAAACTGGCACGACCTGCGTTGGCGGCTATTGGGACCCGATCTACGAAACGCGCAACATCGTCGATCCGGAAACTGGCGCGGTTACCGGTACTGAACAAGTTCAAGTCGGCGAAACCTGGGTATGTACGACCGAGCAAGACACCTACGTTTGCAGGACTATCTCCTCCGAAACATGGGTGAATAATTGCGGCCACCTCGAGTCAAATTCACGGTGCGACCTTGAGAATGAACCTGACCCTGAAAACCCTGGCCTTGTCCCTGAGGCGCACTGCAGCGATTACGGCACACGAATTATCAACGGTCGTGCAATAACACGGTGCTGGTCGCAATCGTTACCCTTCGGATGCATCACTGATCGATTCGAGGAAGGCTGCGGCGCGATGGAGGCGCTCTCTTGCCAGCAGCAAGGAGAGCGGACATGTGCCAAGACATTCCCCGCGACGAAGCGTGGACTTGATGGAGTAATTGTCGCAAACCCATACGCGAACCAGTGTGAAACCTTCGCAAGGAACTATGAGTGCCCTCTTGATAGCGCATCTATTCCAGTCGACAACTGCTCATCACAGCAAGTGTGCGTTACTGATAACAATGGAGTTACAAAATGCTGGGACTCTGGGTATGCGTCGAATCAAGAAGATTTCCTGCAGGCTGCCGCAGCAATGGAGTTTGCAAAGGAGGCCGGTACTTACCTGAATCCGGACACATTCCGTCTCTTTTCAGGAAGCTCTGAGCGATGCCGTTACCGTAACAAGGGCATCTCAATCAAATGTTGCCAAAGTTCAGGTGGCGCCCAGAGCAATAACGATGTTGTCTCTCAGTTCGTATCGGCGGCTACAGTATCAGCTGTAATGACGGGGATCGACTACGTCTGGTACAAGTCTGCGCCCTACGTTTATGACTTCATGTACAGCTCGACTCAACCATTCCTTTCTGCGGTTGGTATGGAGGGATGGATCTCCAATAGCTGGACAAATGTCACTTTCAATCCGAGCTTCAGTTTCTATGGTTTCACATTCGCCTATAACATGCCGACCATTCCTCTTATCGGGGGGGCTATACCTGGCACAACGACATTGGCGACAAATGTCGCTGGAACCAATTTCAATCTTTACTTCAACCCGTACCTCTTCGCCTTGATGGTATTGCTTTACATCTACTTCGAATTGACATCCTGCACAGAAGCCGAGCAGATGCTTTCAATGAAGAAAGGCGCGGGGCTATGTACTCAAGTCGGGAGCCGATGTAGCGGTCGCATTCTAAAGACTTGCCGACGCAGCTACTGCTGCTACAACTCAGAGCTGGCGAAGATTATCGGTGACGCAGGCAGAGCACAGCTGGGAACTGGCACAAGCTGCGCAGGGCTTACTGCATCCCAGTTCCAAAGTCTTAACTTCAGCGCAATCGACTTCAGTCCTTTCTACGCCGATTTGATGAATTCGACGGGCCAGCCTGGGGCGGATTTCGCCCGACAGCGTGTCATTGAGTCGATGAGCGGGTACGAATAA
- the trbC gene encoding type-F conjugative transfer system pilin assembly protein TrbC has product MKKQLATLFLSTLSAYAFSENLHPTSTEYDRIRTESKELFDKADVKLKDDEAQLRVEGMDSMNKAMRAARALKGTNQLGVTTDAAAKKAAGEKDFSDLNELVKRYETARTSEAAPTNSDGTLMLFVSFSMPPDVIREYSRQAQAAGATLVLRGNYKGGTVRRTTEQAGALNAGGAGWIINPEVFTGYKIDAVPALVLSRDNLNVDDEGCFPVGEYASVFGDISIIGSLEKISQSATKPEIRQLAAKRLAMIKEK; this is encoded by the coding sequence ATGAAAAAACAACTCGCGACCTTATTTCTCTCAACACTTTCTGCTTATGCGTTCTCAGAGAATCTCCATCCGACATCTACCGAATACGACAGGATCAGAACGGAATCGAAAGAGCTTTTTGACAAAGCCGACGTAAAGCTTAAAGACGATGAAGCACAGCTTCGTGTCGAAGGCATGGACTCAATGAATAAGGCCATGCGGGCAGCACGGGCCCTCAAAGGCACGAATCAGCTCGGCGTTACAACCGACGCAGCAGCAAAGAAGGCTGCAGGGGAAAAGGATTTCTCTGACCTCAACGAACTCGTCAAGCGGTACGAGACTGCACGCACCTCCGAGGCTGCGCCGACAAACTCCGACGGCACCCTCATGCTGTTTGTCTCGTTCTCAATGCCACCCGACGTTATCCGCGAGTACTCGCGGCAGGCACAAGCCGCTGGGGCAACGCTCGTGCTTCGAGGTAACTACAAGGGCGGGACGGTTCGACGCACCACGGAGCAGGCCGGCGCACTAAACGCCGGCGGTGCTGGGTGGATTATCAATCCCGAGGTGTTCACCGGCTACAAGATCGACGCTGTACCCGCGTTAGTCCTGTCCCGCGACAATCTGAATGTCGACGACGAAGGCTGTTTTCCAGTTGGCGAGTACGCCTCCGTTTTTGGAGATATATCGATCATCGGTTCTCTCGAGAAAATATCCCAGAGCGCAACCAAGCCAGAGATTCGACAACTTGCAGCTAAGCGGCTTGCGATGATCAAGGAGAAATAG